The stretch of DNA GATCCTTGCTTGCTTACGGAATTGTGACTGTTGCGGCCGGCCGGCCCCGAGGCCCGGGAAGCCAGCCAGGACCGGTCGGTGCTGGGCGACGCACCCGGAAGAAGCCCGTCGCCGCTGCACCAAGTACCCTTAAATACGTGGCTTTGAATCGGATTGTGCTCTTCTACGGCTTTACTCCTCTCCCGGACCCGGACGCCGTCCGGCTCTGGCAGCGCGCCCTGTGCGAGAAACTCGGGCTGACCGGCCGCATCCTCATCTCCAAGGACGGCATCAACGCGACCGTCGGCGGCGAGATCAAGGCCGTCAAGCAGTACGTCAAGACCACACGTGAATACAAGGGCTTCCACGGCATCGACGTGAAGTGGTCCGACGGCGGTGCGGAGGACTTCCCCCGGCTGAGTGTCAAGGTCCGCGACGAGATCGTGTCCTTCGGCGCCCCGGGCGAGCTCAGGGTGGACGGCAACGGTGTCGTGGGCGGCGGCACGCATCTCAAGCCCGAGGAACTTCACCGCCTCGTGGAGGCCAAAAGGGAAGCCGGCGACGAGGTCGTGTTCTTCGACGGACGCAACGGCTTCGAGGCCCAGATCGGGAAGTTCAAGGACGCGATCGTCCCCGACGTCGCCACCACCCACGACTTCATCAAGGAGCTCGACTCCGGCAAGTACGACTCGCTCAAAGACAAGCCGGTTGTCACGTACTGCACCGGCGGCATCCGCTGCGAAGTGCTCTCCAGCCTGATGGTGAACCGCGGCTTCAAGGAGGTCTACCAGCTCGACGGCGGCATTGTCCGCTACGGCGAGGCCTTCAAGGACCAGGGGCT from Arthrobacter sp. PAMC25564 encodes:
- a CDS encoding rhodanese-related sulfurtransferase codes for the protein MALNRIVLFYGFTPLPDPDAVRLWQRALCEKLGLTGRILISKDGINATVGGEIKAVKQYVKTTREYKGFHGIDVKWSDGGAEDFPRLSVKVRDEIVSFGAPGELRVDGNGVVGGGTHLKPEELHRLVEAKREAGDEVVFFDGRNGFEAQIGKFKDAIVPDVATTHDFIKELDSGKYDSLKDKPVVTYCTGGIRCEVLSSLMVNRGFKEVYQLDGGIVRYGEAFKDQGLWEGSLYVFDKRMHLEFSEDARTIGECVRCTAPTSKFENCSNPSCRTLTLYCAECAASPETLRCPEGCAA